One stretch of Rhipicephalus sanguineus isolate Rsan-2018 chromosome 10, BIME_Rsan_1.4, whole genome shotgun sequence DNA includes these proteins:
- the LOC125760123 gene encoding uncharacterized protein LOC125760123, giving the protein MQRAKAAGEDKVCKNKDWSSGFREESPMGAYYANTKIQRIVTYDNERSFRMKLCRGKKLVTEAKYGFAVYDANLDDPGNVCGDGAYSRVRYLKKLMHFFNKKFNTTSAYDECMWQ; this is encoded by the exons atgcaaagagCCAAAGCCGCTGGCGAGGAtaag GTCTGCAAGAACAAAGACTGGTCGTCGGGTTTCCGCGAGGAGAGTCCCATGGGCGCCTATTATGCCAACACGAAGATCCAGAGGATCGTCACGTACGACAACGAAAGATCGTTTCGGATGAAG CTATGCAGGGGTAAGAAGCTGGTAACCGAGGCGAAGTACGGCTTCGCCGTCTACGACGCTAACTTGGACGACCCGGGCAACGTGTGCGGAGACGGCGCCTACTCGCGCGTGCGCTATCTCAAGAAGCTCATGCACTTCTTCAACAAGAAGTTCAACACCACCAGCGCCTACGATGAGTGCATGTGGCAGTAG